The Hypomesus transpacificus isolate Combined female chromosome 2, fHypTra1, whole genome shotgun sequence genome window below encodes:
- the LOC124477095 gene encoding acyl-CoA dehydrogenase family member 10-like: MMVTKPMCLLRPAVQFGARRWHLQTPKRQLSRTPICLYKAVIFDMYGVLLPSPVKIFSAFEQQNAVPRGTLGRAIRERGELNVWDSYMRGELDAQEFVEAFSKQCSDIAGFPVPIESLISALTSGPMQQPMPVMMEAIECMRSRGLKTAVLSNNFLTLDKKPYMPLNPALFDVIVESCREGLSKPDARIFQLCLHRLGVSAQEAVFLDDLQFNVQAAADLGITSIKVEEPEAAVRNLEEVLGFPLSLSGTSRRTSKPFTDQHTQYLRTHLQLDDTNINVQTLNPSQSLHFVTSRGRNLLLRTQLPGSQALGTEHRLLKSLSGSGLPIPKIIDYCEDPSLGGPFLLMEICPGRRFTDPSLPGLAPTERTALYQAMTSALCQLHCLDTTLLNLEGKDIPVESLGVQVERWIHQYRTFQTQSIPVVNRLIDWLLLHLPKDHSTTLVHGDFRLSNLVFHPERAEVVGVLDWSSAVLGDPLLDITSLSLTHHLPQDHPLFPGLGGLQVDQLGIPRWEDLIRQYCSTVGMDPPPHLQFYMALQLFRLASRQQEAEQLAELGWDFATKEGFRIFNAMPRGQTVI; this comes from the exons ATGATGGTGACGAAGCCTATGTGTTTATTGCGACCTGCCGTGCAGTTTGGCGCCCGCAGGTGGCACTTGCAGACACCCAAACGCCAACTGAGTCGCACCCCCATCTGTCTTTACAAAGCTGTCATATTTGACATGTATGGAGTTCTCCTGCCCTCGCCGGTCAAGATATTCTCAG CGTTTGAGCAACAGAATGCGGTTCCCCGAGGCACTTTGGGCAGGGCCAtcagggaaagaggagagttGAATGTATGGGATAGCTACATGAGGGGAGAGCTGGATGCACAAGAATTTGTAGAGGCCTTCAGCAAGCAATGCAGTGACATT GCAGGATTTCCGGTTCCAATTGAGTCATTAATATCTGCCCTGACCAGTGGGCCAATGCAACAACCCATGCCAGTCATGATGGAGGCCATCGAGTGTATGCGGTCCAGAGGCCTGAAAACCGCTGTTCTTAGCAACAACTTCCTGACTCTAGATAAAAAACCCTATATGCCACTCAACCCTGCCCTCTTTGATGTG ATAGTAGAATCCTGCAGGGAGGGGCTGAGCAAGCCTGATGCCAGGATCTTCCAGCTTTGTCTGCACAGACTGGGTGTGTCTGCCCAGGAAGCTGTGTTTCTGGACGATCTTCAGTTCAATGTCCAGGCTGCTGCTGACCTGGGAATTACTTCCATCAAG GTAGAGGAACCAGAAGCAGCGGTGAGGAACCTAGAAGAGGTGCTGGGCTTCCCCTTATCACTCTCTGGGACATCCCGTAGAACCTCCAAGCCCttcacagaccaacacacacagtacctgagGACACATCTACAACTGGATGACACCA ATATTAATGTCCAGACTCTAAATCCCAGTCAGTCTTTACACTTCGTAACCTCCAGAGGGCGTAATCTACTACTTCGAACTCAGCTGCCTGGTTCCCAGGCCCTTGGGACAGAGCACag ACTCCTGAAATCTCTCAGTGGATCCGGCCTGCCTATTCCAAAGATCATTGACTACTGTGAGGATCCAAG CCTTGGTGGTCCCTTCCTTCTGATGGAGATATGTCCAGGGCGGAGGTTCACTGACCCATCCCTACCAGGCCTGGCCCCCACAGAGAGGACTGCCCTGTACCAAGCAATGACCTCGGCTCTCTGCCAACTCCACTGCCTCGACACCACCTTGCTGAACCTGGAGGGCAAGGATATACCAG TGGAGTCACTGGGGGTGCAGGTGGAGAGGTGGATACATCAGTATAGGACTTTTCAGACCCAATCCATCCCAGTTGTTAACCGACTCATCGATTGGCTACTTCTACACCTCCCTAAAGACCACTCAACTACGCTGGTACATGGAGACTTCAG gCTCTCTAACTTGGTGTTTCACCCAGAGCGTGCAGAGGTGGTGGGGGTATTGGACTGGAGTTCAGCAGTCTTGGGAGACCCTCTCTTGGACATTACTTCCTTATCCCTCACCCACCACCTACCCCAGGACCACCCCTTATTCCCAG GTCTGGGAGGCCTACAGGTGGACCAGCTGGGCATCCCTAGATGGGAGGATCTGATTCGTCAGTACTGCAGCACCGTGGGCATGGaccctcctccccatcttcaGTTCTACATGGCGCTACAGCTGTTTCGCCTGGCCTCTCGTCAGCAGGAAGCAGAGCAGCTGGCAGAGCTGGGGTGGGACTTTGCTACCAAGGAAGGCTTCCGTATCTTCAATGCCATGCCAAGGGGACAGACTGTCATTTAA